A portion of the Citrobacter rodentium NBRC 105723 = DSM 16636 genome contains these proteins:
- the ndk gene encoding nucleoside-diphosphate kinase: MAIERTFSIIKPNAVAKNVIGNIFARFEAAGFKIVGTKMLHLTVEQARGFYAEHDGKPFFDGLVEFMTSGPIVVSVLESENAVQRHRDLLGATNPANALAGTLRADYADSFTENGTHGSDSLESAKREIAFFFGEGEVCARTR; the protein is encoded by the coding sequence ATGGCTATTGAACGTACTTTTTCCATCATCAAGCCAAACGCGGTGGCAAAAAACGTTATTGGTAATATCTTTGCGCGCTTTGAAGCAGCAGGGTTCAAAATTGTCGGCACCAAAATGCTGCACCTGACCGTTGAGCAGGCGCGCGGTTTTTATGCCGAGCACGATGGCAAGCCGTTCTTTGATGGTCTGGTTGAGTTTATGACCTCCGGCCCGATCGTCGTTTCCGTACTGGAAAGCGAAAACGCGGTACAGCGTCATCGCGATCTGCTGGGCGCCACCAATCCGGCCAATGCGCTGGCAGGTACGCTGCGTGCTGACTACGCGGACAGCTTTACTGAAAACGGCACCCACGGCTCCGATTCGCTGGAGTCGGCGAAACGTGAAATCGCCTTCTTCTTTGGCGAAGGCGAAGTGTGCGCTCGCACACGTTAA
- a CDS encoding bifunctional tRNA (adenosine(37)-C2)-methyltransferase TrmG/ribosomal RNA large subunit methyltransferase RlmN — protein sequence MSELVNTSEIVTPAVPNKNGKINLLDLNRQQMREFFKEMGEKPFRADQVMKWMYHYCSDNFDEMTDINKVLRNKLKEVAEIRAPEVVEEQRSSDGTIKWAIAVGDQRVETVYIPEDDRATLCVSSQVGCALECKFCSTAQQGFNRNLRVSEIIGQVWRAAKIVGAAKVTGQRPITNVVMMGMGEPLLNLTNVVPAMEIMLDDFGFGLSKRRVTLSTSGVVPALDKLGDMIDVALAISLHAPNDEIRDEIVPINKKYNIETFLAAVRRYLEKSNANQGRVTIEYVMLDHVNDGTEHAHQLAELLKDTPCKINLIPWNPFPGAPYGRSSNSRIDRFSKVLMSYGFTTIVRKTRGDDIDAACGQLAGDVIDRTKRTLRKRMQGEAIEVKAI from the coding sequence ATGTCTGAATTAGTTAACACCTCCGAAATCGTCACCCCTGCGGTTCCCAATAAAAATGGAAAAATCAACCTGTTGGATCTGAACCGTCAGCAGATGCGCGAATTCTTTAAAGAGATGGGCGAGAAGCCGTTTCGTGCCGATCAGGTGATGAAATGGATGTATCACTATTGCAGCGACAACTTTGATGAGATGACCGACATCAACAAAGTGCTGCGTAACAAGCTCAAAGAGGTGGCGGAGATCCGCGCGCCCGAAGTGGTTGAAGAGCAGCGCTCCTCCGATGGCACCATCAAATGGGCGATTGCCGTTGGCGATCAGCGCGTGGAAACGGTGTACATCCCGGAGGACGATCGCGCCACGCTGTGCGTCTCTTCACAGGTTGGCTGTGCGCTGGAGTGCAAGTTCTGTTCAACCGCCCAGCAGGGGTTTAACCGCAACCTGCGCGTCTCCGAGATTATCGGCCAGGTATGGCGCGCGGCGAAAATTGTCGGCGCGGCGAAAGTCACCGGCCAGCGTCCGATCACCAACGTGGTGATGATGGGGATGGGCGAACCACTGCTCAACCTGACCAACGTCGTGCCGGCGATGGAAATCATGCTTGACGACTTCGGTTTCGGCCTGTCAAAACGTCGCGTTACCCTGTCGACTTCCGGCGTGGTGCCGGCGCTGGATAAATTGGGCGATATGATCGACGTCGCGCTGGCTATCTCGCTGCATGCGCCGAATGACGAAATTCGTGACGAAATTGTCCCTATCAACAAGAAGTACAATATCGAAACCTTTCTCGCTGCGGTTCGCCGCTATCTGGAGAAATCCAACGCCAACCAGGGGCGCGTCACCATTGAATATGTCATGCTCGACCACGTTAATGACGGGACCGAACATGCGCATCAGCTGGCGGAGCTGCTGAAAGATACGCCATGCAAGATCAACCTGATCCCGTGGAACCCGTTCCCGGGCGCGCCTTACGGACGTAGCTCCAACAGCCGTATCGATCGTTTCTCGAAGGTGCTGATGAGCTATGGTTTTACCACCATTGTGCGTAAAACCCGCGGCGACGACATTGATGCCGCCTGCGGACAGCTGGCTGGCGACGTCATTGACCGCACCAAACGTACCCTGCGCAAACGCATGCAGGGTGAGGCTATCGAGGTTAAAGCTATCTGA
- the rodZ gene encoding cytoskeleton protein RodZ, whose product MNTEATHDQHEAQSTGVRLRNAREQLGLSQQAVAERLCLKVSTVRDIEEDKAPADLASTFLRGYIRSYARLVHIPEEELLPGLEKQAPVRAAKVAPMQSFSLGKRRKKRDGWLMTFTWLVLFVVVGLTGAWWWQNHKAQQEEITTMADQTSAELNANGGNGQSVPLDTSAAASQDNTPASTGPAETAQTPAPTPTAPAASAQQNAVVPPSQANVDTATTAPATPAPADGATALPTDPAGTTTPAADPNALVMNFTADCWLEVTDATGKKLFSGMQRKDGNLNLTGQAPYKLKIGAPAAVQIQYQGKPVDLSRFIRTNQVARLTLNAEQSPAQ is encoded by the coding sequence ATGAATACTGAAGCCACTCACGACCAACATGAAGCACAATCCACCGGCGTTCGTCTGCGCAATGCCCGTGAACAACTCGGACTCAGCCAGCAGGCTGTCGCTGAGCGACTTTGCCTGAAGGTGTCTACCGTACGTGATATCGAAGAAGATAAGGCGCCAGCCGATCTCGCTTCAACCTTCCTGCGCGGTTACATCCGCTCTTATGCGCGTTTGGTGCATATCCCTGAAGAAGAATTGCTGCCGGGCCTGGAAAAGCAGGCGCCTGTCCGTGCCGCGAAGGTGGCGCCGATGCAGAGCTTCTCTTTAGGCAAACGCCGTAAAAAGCGCGATGGCTGGTTAATGACCTTTACCTGGCTGGTGCTGTTTGTGGTTGTCGGGCTGACGGGCGCCTGGTGGTGGCAAAACCATAAGGCCCAGCAGGAGGAGATCACCACGATGGCCGATCAAACCTCCGCCGAACTGAACGCGAACGGCGGCAATGGGCAGAGCGTCCCGCTGGATACCAGCGCCGCGGCAAGCCAGGATAATACGCCAGCCTCTACCGGTCCGGCTGAAACGGCGCAGACGCCAGCACCGACGCCGACAGCACCTGCGGCCAGCGCGCAACAGAATGCGGTCGTTCCGCCTTCACAGGCTAACGTTGATACCGCGACGACAGCCCCGGCTACGCCAGCTCCTGCCGATGGCGCTACCGCGCTGCCAACCGACCCGGCCGGCACCACGACGCCTGCCGCCGATCCCAATGCGCTGGTGATGAACTTCACCGCCGACTGCTGGCTGGAAGTGACTGATGCGACCGGCAAAAAATTATTCAGCGGCATGCAGCGCAAAGATGGCAATTTAAACCTAACCGGCCAGGCGCCTTATAAGCTTAAAATTGGCGCTCCGGCCGCGGTGCAGATCCAGTATCAAGGAAAACCTGTCGATCTGAGCCGTTTTATCAGAACTAACCAGGTTGCGCGTCTGACCCTGAATGCCGAACAATCACCGGCGCAGTGA
- the ispG gene encoding flavodoxin-dependent (E)-4-hydroxy-3-methylbut-2-enyl-diphosphate synthase has protein sequence MHNQAPIQRRKSKRIYVGNVPIGDGAPIAVQSMTNTRTTDVEATVNQIKALERVGADIVRVSVPTMDAAEAFKLIKQQVSVPLVADIHFDYRIALKVAEYGVDCLRINPGNIGNEERIRMVVDCARDKNIPIRIGVNAGSLEKDLQEKYGEPTPQALLESAMRHVDHLDRLNFDQFKVSVKASDVFLAVESYRLLARQIEQPLHLGITEAGGARSGAVKSAIGLGLLLSEGIGDTLRVSLAADPVEEIKVGFDILKSLRIRSRGINFIACPTCSRQEFDVIGTVNALEQRLEDIITPMDVSIIGCVVNGPGEALVSTLGVTGGNKKSGLYEDGVRKDRLDNSDMINQLEARIRAKATILDEAQRINVQQVEK, from the coding sequence ATGCATAACCAGGCTCCAATTCAACGTAGAAAATCAAAGCGTATTTACGTTGGGAATGTGCCGATTGGCGATGGCGCTCCCATCGCCGTACAGTCGATGACCAATACGCGGACGACGGACGTGGAAGCGACGGTCAATCAGATTAAAGCGCTGGAACGCGTCGGCGCTGATATCGTTCGCGTCTCCGTCCCCACGATGGATGCCGCAGAAGCGTTCAAACTGATCAAGCAACAGGTTTCTGTGCCGCTGGTGGCCGACATTCACTTCGACTACCGTATTGCGCTGAAAGTGGCGGAATACGGCGTCGACTGCCTGCGTATCAACCCCGGCAACATTGGTAATGAAGAGCGTATCCGCATGGTGGTGGATTGCGCGCGCGACAAAAATATCCCTATCCGTATCGGCGTAAACGCCGGGTCGCTGGAAAAAGATCTGCAGGAAAAATATGGCGAACCGACGCCGCAGGCGCTGCTGGAGTCAGCGATGCGCCATGTGGATCACCTCGATCGCCTGAATTTCGACCAGTTCAAGGTCAGCGTGAAAGCCTCCGACGTCTTTCTTGCCGTTGAGTCTTATCGCCTGCTGGCGCGCCAGATTGAACAACCGCTGCATCTGGGGATTACCGAAGCCGGCGGCGCGCGCAGCGGCGCGGTGAAATCGGCGATTGGCCTCGGACTGCTGCTGTCCGAAGGGATTGGCGATACCCTGCGCGTCTCGCTGGCCGCCGATCCGGTGGAAGAGATCAAGGTCGGTTTTGATATTCTCAAATCCCTGCGCATTCGCTCGCGCGGCATCAACTTTATCGCCTGTCCGACCTGTTCACGCCAGGAGTTTGATGTGATCGGCACGGTGAACGCGCTGGAGCAGCGGCTGGAAGATATTATTACGCCAATGGATGTGTCGATCATCGGCTGCGTGGTTAACGGTCCGGGCGAAGCGCTGGTTTCCACCCTGGGCGTAACCGGCGGCAATAAGAAAAGTGGTCTGTATGAAGATGGCGTGCGGAAGGATCGTCTGGATAATAGCGATATGATTAACCAGCTTGAAGCCCGCATTCGCGCCAAAGCGACCATCCTCGATGAAGCGCAGCGCATTAACGTGCAGCAGGTTGAAAAATAA
- the hisS gene encoding histidine--tRNA ligase, which yields MAKNIQAIRGMNDYLPGETAIWQRIEGTLKNVLGSYGYSEIRLPIVEQTPLFKRAIGEVTDVVEKEMYTFEDRNGDSLTLRPEGTAGCVRAGIEHGLLYNQEQRLWYIGPMFRHERPQKGRYRQFHQLGAEAFGLQGPDIDAELIMLTARWWRALGIAEHVSLELNSIGSQEARANYRDALVAFLEQHVDKLDEDCKRRMYSNPLRVLDSKNPQVQALLNDAPQLGDYLDDDSREHFAGLCRLLEAAGIAYTVNQRLVRGLDYYNRTVFEWVTSSLGSQGTVCAGGRYDGLVEQLGGRPTPAVGFAMGLERLVLLVQAVNPEFTADPVVDIYLVASGADTQSAAMTLAERLRDELPGVKLMTNHGGGNFKKQFARADKWGARIALVLGESEVAAGTVVVKDLRSGEQTAVAQDSVATHLRTLMA from the coding sequence GTGGCAAAAAACATTCAAGCCATTCGCGGCATGAACGATTACCTGCCTGGCGAAACCGCCATCTGGCAGCGCATTGAAGGCACACTCAAAAACGTGCTCGGCAGCTACGGTTACAGTGAGATCCGCTTGCCGATTGTAGAGCAGACCCCGTTATTCAAACGCGCGATTGGTGAAGTCACTGACGTCGTTGAAAAAGAGATGTACACCTTTGAGGACCGCAACGGCGACAGCCTGACCCTGCGTCCTGAAGGAACGGCAGGCTGTGTACGCGCCGGCATCGAGCATGGTCTTCTGTACAATCAGGAACAACGTCTGTGGTACATCGGGCCGATGTTCCGCCACGAGCGTCCGCAGAAAGGGCGCTACCGCCAGTTCCATCAGCTGGGCGCTGAAGCCTTTGGTCTGCAGGGGCCGGATATCGATGCCGAGCTGATCATGCTCACCGCCCGCTGGTGGCGTGCGCTGGGGATTGCGGAGCATGTCAGTCTGGAACTGAACTCCATCGGTTCGCAGGAGGCGCGGGCTAACTATCGCGATGCGCTGGTGGCCTTCCTTGAGCAGCACGTCGACAAGCTGGACGAAGACTGCAAGCGCCGTATGTACAGCAACCCGCTGCGCGTGCTGGACTCCAAGAATCCGCAGGTGCAGGCGCTGCTCAACGATGCGCCGCAGCTTGGCGACTACCTTGATGATGACTCCCGCGAACACTTTGCCGGTCTGTGCAGGCTGCTGGAAGCCGCAGGCATTGCCTATACCGTTAATCAGCGGCTGGTTCGCGGCCTGGACTATTACAACCGTACCGTGTTTGAATGGGTCACCAGCAGCCTGGGTTCCCAGGGAACCGTCTGCGCCGGGGGCCGCTATGACGGCCTGGTGGAGCAGCTCGGCGGTCGCCCAACGCCGGCGGTAGGTTTCGCGATGGGCCTTGAGCGCCTCGTTTTACTGGTTCAGGCAGTTAATCCGGAATTTACTGCCGATCCTGTTGTCGATATATACCTGGTGGCTTCAGGCGCGGATACGCAGTCTGCGGCGATGACGCTGGCGGAGCGTCTGCGTGATGAACTTCCGGGCGTGAAGCTGATGACCAACCACGGCGGCGGTAACTTTAAGAAACAGTTTGCCCGTGCTGATAAGTGGGGCGCCCGCATTGCGCTGGTGCTTGGCGAGTCCGAAGTGGCTGCCGGTACGGTGGTAGTGAAAGATTTGCGCTCCGGTGAGCAAACTGCGGTTGCCCAGGATAGCGTTGCAACGCATTTGCGCACGTTAATGGCTTAA
- a CDS encoding YfgM family protein yields MEMYENENDQVEAIKRFFAENGKALAVGVILGVGALIGWRYWTSHQTESARSASLSYQNVVSSLNAGKAENLTTAEKFAAENKNTYGALASMELAQQFVERSQLDKAVAQLQQGLAATSDENLKAVISLRLARVQVQLKQADTALKTLDTIKGEGWAAIVADLRGEALLSKGDKQGARSAWEAGVNSKASPALSEMLQMKINNLSI; encoded by the coding sequence GTGGAAATGTACGAGAACGAAAACGACCAGGTTGAGGCGATTAAACGCTTCTTTGCTGAGAACGGCAAAGCCCTGGCCGTTGGGGTGATTTTAGGGGTTGGCGCGCTGATTGGCTGGCGCTACTGGACCAGCCATCAGACAGAGTCCGCACGCTCTGCTTCTCTGTCATACCAGAACGTCGTCAGTTCGCTCAATGCGGGCAAAGCTGAAAATCTGACGACGGCGGAAAAATTTGCCGCAGAGAATAAAAACACCTACGGCGCGCTGGCGTCGATGGAGCTGGCGCAGCAGTTTGTCGAGCGCAGTCAGCTTGATAAAGCCGTCGCTCAGCTTCAGCAAGGGCTGGCCGCCACCAGTGATGAGAACCTGAAGGCGGTGATTTCACTGCGTCTGGCTCGCGTCCAGGTGCAGCTTAAGCAGGCGGATACCGCGCTGAAAACCCTTGATACCATCAAGGGGGAAGGATGGGCAGCCATTGTTGCCGATCTGCGTGGCGAAGCGTTGCTGAGCAAAGGCGACAAGCAAGGTGCGCGTAGTGCATGGGAAGCGGGCGTTAACAGCAAAGCCTCCCCGGCGCTGAGCGAAATGTTGCAGATGAAAATCAATAATTTGTCCATCTGA
- the bamB gene encoding outer membrane protein assembly factor BamB, which produces MQLRKLLLPGLLSVTLLSGCSLFSGEEDVVKMSPLPVVENQFTPSTAWSASVGNGIGDFYSNLHPALADNVVYAADRAGVVKALNADDGKEIWSVNLNEKDGWFSRTPALLSGGVTVAGGHVYLGSEKAQVYALNAADGTVAWQTKVAGEALSRPVVSDGLVLVHTSNGQLQALNEADGAIKWTVNLDMPSLSLRGESAPATAFGAAIVGGDNGRVSAVLMQQGQMIWQQRISQATGSTEIDRLSDVDTTPVIVNGVVYALAYNGNLTALDLRSGQIMWKRELGSVNDFIVEGDRIYLVDQNDRILALTTDGGVTLWTQSDLLHRLLTSPVLYNGNLVVGDSEGYLHWINVDDGRFVAQQELDGSGFQTEPVSADGKLLIQAKDGTVYSITR; this is translated from the coding sequence ATGCAATTGCGTAAATTACTTCTGCCAGGACTGCTTTCCGTTACCCTGTTGAGCGGCTGTTCACTGTTTAGCGGCGAAGAAGACGTTGTTAAAATGTCCCCCTTACCGGTGGTTGAAAATCAGTTTACCCCGTCTACTGCCTGGAGCGCTTCTGTAGGCAATGGTATCGGTGATTTCTATTCCAACCTGCATCCTGCGCTGGCGGATAACGTGGTTTATGCCGCCGATCGCGCGGGCGTGGTGAAAGCGTTGAATGCCGATGACGGCAAAGAGATCTGGTCGGTTAATCTGAACGAGAAAGATGGCTGGTTCTCCCGCACGCCTGCGCTGTTGTCCGGTGGCGTCACCGTTGCCGGCGGTCATGTTTACCTCGGCAGTGAAAAAGCGCAGGTGTATGCGCTGAACGCCGCGGATGGCACCGTTGCATGGCAAACCAAAGTGGCGGGCGAAGCGCTGTCGCGTCCGGTGGTCAGCGATGGCCTGGTGCTGGTTCACACCAGCAACGGTCAGCTACAGGCGCTGAACGAAGCGGATGGCGCGATTAAGTGGACCGTCAACCTGGACATGCCTTCCCTGTCACTGCGCGGTGAATCCGCGCCGGCGACGGCTTTCGGCGCTGCGATTGTCGGCGGCGATAATGGCCGCGTGAGCGCCGTGCTGATGCAGCAGGGGCAGATGATTTGGCAGCAGCGTATTTCTCAGGCCACCGGCTCGACGGAAATCGACCGCCTGAGCGATGTGGATACCACTCCGGTTATCGTTAACGGCGTCGTTTACGCGCTGGCGTATAATGGTAACCTGACGGCGCTGGATCTGCGCAGCGGCCAGATTATGTGGAAGCGTGAACTGGGTTCAGTGAACGACTTTATCGTGGAAGGCGATCGCATTTATCTGGTGGATCAGAATGATCGCATTCTGGCGCTGACCACTGACGGCGGCGTGACGCTGTGGACGCAAAGCGATCTGCTGCACCGTCTGCTGACCTCTCCGGTGCTGTATAACGGCAACCTGGTCGTTGGCGACAGCGAAGGCTACCTGCACTGGATTAACGTTGACGATGGCCGCTTTGTGGCCCAGCAGGAGCTTGACGGCTCCGGCTTCCAGACCGAACCGGTCTCTGCCGATGGTAAACTGCTGATCCAGGCAAAAGACGGGACCGTGTACTCGATTACGCGTTAA
- the der gene encoding ribosome biogenesis GTPase Der, which produces MVPVVALVGRPNVGKSTLFNRLTRTRDALVADFPGLTRDRKYGRAEVEGREFICIDTGGIDGTEEGVETRMAEQSLLAIEEADVVLFMVDARAGLMPADEAIARHLRSREKPTFLVANKTDGLDPDQAVVDFYSLGLGEIHPIAASHGRGVLSLLEHVLLPWMDDVAPQEEVDEDAEYWAQFEADENGEEEPEDDFNPQDLPIKLAIVGRPNVGKSTLTNRILGEDRVVVYDMPGTTRDSIYIPMERDEREYVLIDTAGVRKRGKITDAVEKFSVIKTLQAIEDANVVLLVIDAREGISDQDLSLLGFILNSGRSLVIVVNKWDGLSQEVKEQVKETLDFRLGFIDFARVHFISALHGSGVGNLFESVREAYDSSTRRVSTAMLTRIMTMAVEDHQPPLVRGRRVKLKYAHAGGYNPPIVVIHGNQVKDLPDSYKRYLMNYFRKSLEVMGTPIRIQFKEGENPYANKRNTLTPTQMRKRKRLIKHIKKSK; this is translated from the coding sequence ATGGTACCTGTGGTCGCGCTTGTCGGGCGCCCTAACGTCGGAAAATCCACGTTATTTAACCGTCTAACCCGTACCCGGGATGCGCTGGTTGCGGATTTCCCGGGTCTGACTCGTGACCGTAAGTACGGTCGTGCGGAAGTTGAAGGCCGCGAGTTTATCTGTATTGATACCGGCGGCATTGACGGCACCGAAGAAGGGGTGGAAACCCGGATGGCGGAACAGTCGCTGCTGGCGATTGAAGAAGCGGACGTGGTGCTGTTTATGGTGGATGCGCGCGCGGGCCTGATGCCGGCGGATGAAGCGATTGCCCGGCATTTACGCTCCCGTGAGAAACCGACCTTCCTCGTTGCCAACAAAACTGACGGACTCGATCCGGATCAGGCGGTTGTTGACTTCTATTCCTTGGGTCTGGGGGAAATTCACCCGATTGCCGCCTCGCATGGCCGCGGCGTTCTCAGCCTGCTGGAACATGTGCTGCTGCCGTGGATGGACGATGTCGCGCCGCAGGAAGAGGTGGACGAAGACGCTGAATACTGGGCGCAGTTTGAGGCCGACGAGAACGGCGAAGAAGAGCCGGAAGATGACTTCAATCCGCAGGATTTGCCGATTAAGCTGGCGATAGTCGGTCGCCCGAACGTGGGTAAGTCTACGCTCACTAATCGTATTCTCGGCGAAGATCGCGTGGTGGTTTATGACATGCCCGGCACCACCCGCGACAGCATCTACATCCCGATGGAGCGCGATGAGCGTGAGTATGTGCTGATTGATACCGCAGGCGTGCGTAAGCGCGGCAAGATCACCGATGCGGTAGAGAAATTTTCGGTTATCAAGACGCTGCAGGCGATTGAAGACGCTAATGTCGTGCTGCTGGTGATTGACGCCCGCGAAGGGATTTCCGACCAGGATCTGTCGCTGCTGGGCTTCATTCTCAATAGTGGGCGCTCACTTGTGATTGTTGTGAACAAGTGGGACGGACTGAGCCAGGAAGTGAAGGAGCAGGTAAAAGAGACGCTGGACTTCCGTCTGGGCTTCATCGATTTTGCGCGCGTTCACTTTATTTCCGCCCTGCACGGCAGCGGCGTCGGCAACCTGTTTGAATCCGTACGTGAAGCCTATGACAGCTCCACCCGCCGCGTCAGCACCGCAATGCTGACCCGCATCATGACGATGGCGGTGGAAGATCACCAGCCGCCGCTGGTGCGCGGACGCCGCGTGAAGCTGAAATATGCCCACGCCGGTGGCTATAATCCGCCGATTGTGGTGATCCACGGTAACCAGGTTAAAGACCTGCCGGATTCCTACAAGCGTTATCTGATGAACTACTTCCGTAAGTCGCTGGAGGTAATGGGGACGCCGATCCGCATCCAGTTCAAGGAAGGGGAAAACCCGTACGCCAACAAGCGCAATACGCTGACCCCAACGCAGATGCGCAAGCGCAAGCGTTTGATTAAACATATTAAAAAAAGTAAGTAA
- a CDS encoding zinc ribbon domain-containing protein, whose translation MELTCPECQNSLERNGDIAHCPACNADYALEARCPDCQQPLQVLKACGAVDYFCQQGHGLISKKRVEFVLTRN comes from the coding sequence ATGGAACTCACCTGTCCGGAGTGTCAAAATTCGCTGGAACGCAACGGCGACATCGCGCACTGCCCCGCGTGTAATGCCGACTATGCGCTTGAGGCGCGATGCCCGGACTGTCAACAGCCGTTACAGGTCCTGAAAGCCTGCGGCGCGGTGGACTATTTCTGCCAGCAGGGGCACGGACTGATCTCGAAAAAACGCGTTGAGTTTGTTCTCACGCGCAATTAA
- a CDS encoding protealysin inhibitor emfourin — MDMPEFTDDTVVEVAREGGVAYIPSLSRQRRIALARLSEAQRQRVADILRQSLSVGTPLGQKDSPGRGDQRYFRVQIVWTQHNQAGYADIIVLVPENDAPPSLIELWQKGEGCVCD, encoded by the coding sequence ATGGACATGCCTGAATTCACCGATGATACGGTGGTGGAAGTGGCGCGGGAAGGCGGCGTCGCGTATATCCCAAGCCTGAGCAGACAGCGCAGGATCGCGCTGGCAAGGCTCTCTGAAGCCCAACGCCAGCGCGTCGCGGATATTCTCCGCCAAAGCCTCTCCGTCGGCACACCGCTAGGCCAGAAAGATTCGCCGGGCCGTGGCGATCAGCGCTACTTTCGCGTTCAGATCGTCTGGACGCAGCATAATCAGGCGGGTTATGCCGATATTATCGTGCTGGTGCCGGAAAACGATGCGCCGCCTTCGCTTATTGAACTCTGGCAAAAAGGGGAAGGCTGCGTCTGCGATTAA
- a CDS encoding M4 family metallopeptidase — translation MTHGYSVIPPYILRRIIETGSAPQQQCARQTLSHVQTLMAHMPGKPAAPHVNKSGQLERDIYDAQQTQELPGKQVRYEGHPSSGDVAVDEAYDYLGITHEFFWKNWQRDSLDNKGLILTGTVHYGREYQNAFWNGQQMVFGDGDGEIFNRFTIAIDVVAHELAHGITESEAGLIYFEQAGALNESVSDVFGALVKQYHLGQTADQADWLIGEGLLAEGINGQGLRSMSAPGTAYDDPLLGKDPQPAHMRDFIKTREDNGGVHLNSGIPNRAFYLAATALGGYAWEKAGYAWYDTVCDRQLAQDADFIDFARLTIHHAEKRSGREAAQAIEEAWKATGVM, via the coding sequence ATGACCCACGGTTACAGTGTTATTCCCCCCTATATCCTGCGACGCATTATCGAGACGGGATCCGCACCTCAGCAGCAGTGCGCCCGGCAAACCTTAAGCCATGTGCAAACGCTGATGGCGCATATGCCGGGCAAGCCCGCAGCGCCGCATGTCAATAAAAGCGGGCAGCTTGAGCGCGATATCTATGATGCACAACAGACCCAGGAGCTACCCGGTAAGCAGGTGCGCTATGAAGGCCACCCTTCCAGTGGCGATGTGGCGGTAGATGAAGCCTATGACTATCTCGGCATAACGCATGAGTTCTTCTGGAAAAACTGGCAGCGCGACTCTTTAGACAATAAAGGACTCATTCTCACCGGCACGGTACATTACGGACGCGAATATCAGAATGCCTTCTGGAACGGTCAGCAGATGGTGTTCGGGGACGGTGATGGCGAAATTTTTAACCGTTTTACGATTGCCATTGACGTCGTGGCCCATGAGCTGGCGCATGGGATCACCGAATCGGAGGCCGGGCTGATCTACTTTGAGCAGGCCGGAGCGCTGAATGAATCAGTTTCGGATGTGTTTGGTGCGCTGGTGAAGCAATACCATCTGGGACAAACTGCCGACCAGGCCGACTGGCTGATCGGCGAAGGGCTGCTGGCGGAAGGTATCAACGGCCAGGGATTGCGCTCCATGTCGGCTCCGGGCACCGCCTATGACGATCCGCTGCTCGGTAAAGATCCCCAGCCAGCGCACATGCGCGATTTTATCAAAACCCGGGAAGATAACGGCGGCGTTCACCTCAATTCCGGCATTCCTAACCGGGCGTTCTATCTGGCGGCAACGGCGCTGGGCGGTTACGCGTGGGAAAAAGCGGGCTATGCCTGGTATGACACCGTCTGCGACCGGCAGCTGGCGCAGGACGCCGACTTCATTGATTTCGCGCGCTTAACGATTCATCACGCTGAAAAACGCAGCGGCAGGGAAGCGGCGCAGGCGATTGAAGAGGCGTGGAAAGCCACAGGAGTGATGTGA